Proteins encoded in a region of the Bradyrhizobium sp. CB3481 genome:
- a CDS encoding DUF2235 domain-containing protein, whose amino-acid sequence MKVLRWIERIAHSIGLFLAIVAIVAIGVIIGRPSEKSGNQPNFAGAEQQQKRLAVFLDGTWNSVNSNTNVWRMRALCASKSKDGKPQLVYYEVGVNGFLGGVFGQGLDENIRLAYEWLIENYNDGDEIFIFGFSRGAFTARSLAGLIAIDGILKAGSPIGITELFDRYRKGDEESIWTLKEKEASGDASKLTEQEKWLLKYSQPVKVKVVGVWDTVGSVGLAAGNIPGISRSSFDYLQTGLRIHILNGYHALAIDEHRNDFAPTLWDVRHPKNPNAVIAQVRPLSSIEQRWFVGAHANVGGGYQTDLLAQAPLRWMMKKAESQGLSFRSEVDLDGDAVTAPIADSYKSFGSGWYAKISTPLYRTLGREPDVREDGSHINVNETIDASVFQRWRADATYRPDNLVEWAQRKKVDPAQLQTSVRADDPRVNVPDQ is encoded by the coding sequence ATGAAAGTTTTGCGATGGATCGAGCGAATCGCACACTCGATCGGCCTTTTTCTTGCCATCGTGGCCATCGTCGCAATCGGGGTGATTATTGGTCGTCCTTCGGAGAAAAGTGGCAACCAGCCGAACTTTGCGGGCGCAGAGCAGCAGCAAAAGCGCCTAGCGGTTTTTCTCGACGGCACCTGGAACAGCGTCAACAGTAATACGAACGTCTGGCGCATGCGGGCGCTGTGCGCCTCGAAAAGCAAGGATGGCAAGCCTCAACTCGTCTACTACGAAGTTGGGGTCAACGGCTTCCTGGGCGGTGTTTTCGGCCAAGGGCTCGATGAGAACATCCGTCTGGCTTACGAGTGGCTTATCGAAAACTACAACGACGGCGATGAAATCTTCATTTTCGGTTTCAGCCGGGGCGCATTTACAGCCAGAAGCTTGGCTGGATTGATCGCCATCGACGGCATCCTGAAGGCGGGCTCTCCGATCGGAATCACCGAACTGTTTGATCGCTACAGGAAGGGAGACGAGGAAAGCATCTGGACGTTGAAGGAGAAGGAAGCGTCCGGAGACGCCAGCAAGCTGACCGAGCAGGAAAAGTGGCTGCTGAAATATTCCCAGCCAGTAAAGGTGAAGGTAGTCGGCGTATGGGATACCGTCGGTTCCGTCGGCTTAGCGGCTGGCAACATTCCGGGCATTAGCCGCTCTTCGTTTGATTATCTGCAGACAGGATTACGCATCCACATCCTGAACGGCTATCACGCTCTCGCGATTGACGAGCACCGCAACGACTTCGCTCCCACGCTCTGGGACGTTCGCCACCCGAAAAATCCGAACGCGGTCATCGCCCAGGTGCGTCCTCTCTCCAGCATTGAGCAGCGCTGGTTTGTAGGCGCCCATGCAAATGTTGGAGGTGGCTATCAGACCGATCTTCTCGCTCAGGCTCCGCTGCGCTGGATGATGAAGAAGGCGGAATCGCAGGGACTTTCGTTCCGTTCGGAGGTCGATCTGGATGGAGATGCCGTAACGGCGCCGATTGCCGACTCCTACAAGTCCTTTGGTTCAGGATGGTACGCTAAGATTTCTACGCCTCTTTATCGCACCCTCGGCCGAGAGCCGGATGTTCGGGAAGACGGAAGCCACATCAACGTCAACGAGACGATCGATGCGAGCGTGTTCCAACGCTGGCGCGCTGATGCAACCTATCGCCCGGACAACCTTGTCGAATGGGCACAGCGCAAGAAGGTTGATCCCGCCCAATTGCAAACTTCTGTGCGGGCTGACGATCCTCGCGTAAACGTGCCCGACCAATAG
- a CDS encoding XRE family transcriptional regulator has protein sequence MDRVKSADQKRQGKLKKAHVPERLSTSAAATMKPPIEKRMGAALRRARLERGLTLGDVASAACLSVQMLSRFETGQSTASLALLDRICARLGTDLSTFFSEVEQTMGEARLIKASDQLEVVRSGTKYGHTYRLLSYHKGPRKVFESFLINIDKDRKSYPSFQHPGTEFIYMLSGRMQYRFGDKTFLVEPGDAFTFSGNVLHAPEQLLDDHIQFITMIVYAE, from the coding sequence TTGGATAGGGTCAAGAGCGCGGATCAGAAGCGCCAAGGTAAGCTTAAAAAAGCACACGTGCCGGAGCGGCTTTCCACTAGTGCTGCAGCGACCATGAAACCGCCGATCGAGAAGAGAATGGGCGCGGCTCTTCGGCGCGCGCGGCTTGAGCGTGGACTTACGCTTGGCGATGTTGCATCGGCGGCATGTCTCTCTGTCCAGATGCTCAGTCGCTTCGAGACCGGGCAATCTACCGCCAGCCTTGCCTTGCTTGACCGAATTTGTGCTCGGTTAGGTACTGATCTTTCGACCTTTTTCAGTGAGGTCGAGCAAACGATGGGAGAGGCACGACTCATCAAGGCCTCTGACCAATTGGAGGTCGTCCGCTCAGGTACGAAGTACGGGCACACCTACCGCTTGCTCTCCTATCACAAGGGACCGCGCAAGGTTTTCGAATCCTTCCTCATCAACATAGATAAAGACAGAAAGAGCTATCCGAGCTTTCAGCATCCCGGAACGGAGTTCATTTATATGCTGAGCGGTAGGATGCAATATCGTTTTGGTGACAAAACATTTCTCGTTGAGCCAGGTGACGCATTCACATTCTCTGGCAATGTTCTTCATGCCCCGGAACAGCTGCTAGACGATCACATCCAGTTCATCACGATGATCGTATACGCAGAATGA
- a CDS encoding glycosyl hydrolase family 28 protein has product MKSGVMLWIDRGATLLAVADPAAYDKGSGRCGRIDRKGDGCRPFISFSKTRGGGIYGDGIIDGQGGTPMVGSAETWWRLARRAQTEGGNQNVPRLIQIDHAQDITFHGITLRNSPNFHVAMNQVEGATFWAITIDAPADARNTDGIDPGASQDVTITRSFIRAGDDNVAIKAGNNGPTRHVSIIDNYFGWGHGMSIGSEVNSGVSDILVRGLRLHGTTSGLRIKSDVTRGGVVERVIYENVCLRGNRWPINFDSRYDPHARGSSIPIFRQIVLRHVRGGEGALVIRGLDPDHAVGITLDDVRFGDSASWQVENADATVSGVWPPFPGRAGVPASQKWEGCANAFPNR; this is encoded by the coding sequence ATGAAATCCGGCGTAATGCTCTGGATTGATCGCGGTGCTACGCTTCTTGCCGTCGCCGACCCGGCTGCCTATGACAAGGGCTCGGGACGCTGTGGTCGCATCGATCGTAAGGGCGACGGCTGCCGCCCATTCATCAGCTTTTCCAAAACGCGCGGCGGCGGCATCTATGGTGACGGAATTATCGATGGCCAGGGCGGCACGCCCATGGTCGGCAGCGCCGAAACGTGGTGGCGGCTGGCCCGCCGCGCGCAGACCGAGGGAGGAAACCAAAACGTCCCCCGGCTCATCCAGATCGATCATGCCCAGGATATTACCTTCCACGGCATCACATTGCGCAATTCGCCCAATTTCCACGTGGCGATGAACCAAGTGGAAGGTGCCACCTTTTGGGCCATCACCATCGATGCACCAGCCGACGCGCGCAATACCGACGGCATCGACCCAGGCGCCAGTCAGGATGTGACCATCACCCGCAGCTTTATCCGCGCTGGAGACGATAATGTGGCAATCAAGGCCGGCAACAATGGTCCCACTCGCCATGTCTCTATCATCGATAACTATTTCGGCTGGGGGCACGGCATGTCGATTGGCAGCGAGGTGAACTCAGGCGTCAGCGACATACTGGTGCGCGGCCTGAGGCTCCACGGCACAACATCGGGCTTGCGCATCAAGAGCGATGTCACCCGCGGCGGCGTCGTGGAGCGTGTGATCTATGAAAACGTATGCCTGCGCGGCAACCGATGGCCGATCAATTTCGATAGTCGCTACGATCCCCACGCGCGCGGCAGCAGCATTCCGATCTTTCGCCAGATCGTTCTGCGCCATGTGCGTGGCGGTGAGGGAGCGCTGGTGATTCGCGGGTTGGATCCGGACCATGCCGTTGGGATCACGCTGGATGATGTGCGATTTGGCGATAGCGCGAGCTGGCAGGTGGAAAATGCAGATGCTACTGTTTCCGGCGTGTGGCCGCCTTTCCCGGGTCGGGCTGGGGTGCCGGCGTCTCAGAAATGGGAGGGATGTGCAAACGCATTTCCTAACCGGTAA
- a CDS encoding DUF6036 family nucleotidyltransferase yields MLLSWPDAPILLRTSGEIDAYPENARLWEVTHKESDPDFPPEASEEINALFGEGSSFHRQHGFYIDGVDENTARLPLDWNTRAIYKSIDVDGRAVLAVAPCPEDVIVSKLARLSDKDKEFVEAYHAARPLDAELLVERMQATSLEPELQQRAIGFLNRLAKRPQGTPSSPAG; encoded by the coding sequence ATCCTCCTTTCCTGGCCGGATGCTCCGATCCTCTTGAGGACGTCTGGCGAGATCGATGCCTACCCCGAGAACGCCAGGCTTTGGGAGGTTACGCACAAGGAGTCGGATCCCGATTTCCCTCCCGAAGCCTCGGAAGAGATCAATGCACTCTTCGGCGAAGGTTCGAGTTTTCATCGCCAACACGGCTTTTATATCGATGGCGTCGACGAGAACACAGCCCGTCTTCCGCTCGACTGGAATACAAGAGCAATCTACAAATCGATTGATGTGGATGGCCGTGCGGTTCTGGCGGTTGCGCCCTGCCCTGAAGACGTGATCGTCTCAAAGCTCGCTCGATTGTCGGATAAAGACAAGGAGTTCGTGGAGGCTTACCACGCTGCACGTCCACTCGACGCTGAACTCTTGGTGGAGCGAATGCAGGCGACCTCGCTGGAGCCTGAACTGCAGCAACGGGCGATAGGCTTTCTTAATCGTCTGGCAAAGCGACCGCAGGGCACGCCTTCGAGCCCGGCCGGTTAG